Proteins from a single region of Pogoniulus pusillus isolate bPogPus1 chromosome 23, bPogPus1.pri, whole genome shotgun sequence:
- the LOC135185697 gene encoding zinc finger protein LOC728743 homolog codes for MTDLASSTGESPLAFSSGEEGLGEEKVLVIHSQAEEKEEKEFKCILCGECFGQQLSLARHQKHHAGERTFICAECGKAFSLKHNLIIHQRIHTGERPYQCGVCQKSFSLKQNLLTHQRIHSGEKPFGCQRCGRRFREHRFLLNHQRTHADQPAHADQVQPGGSRSPPLPPHEASSGPFACPRCGKSCGNSCGKSSLATHRRSHGSARPFACPDCRKTFSRKGYLKLHRRSHAASTPFACPPCSDSFTPEVARTARGDGDTLTE; via the exons ATGACGGACCTGGCATCATCCACGGGTGAGAGCCCGCTTGCCTTCAGCAGcggtgaggaggggctgggcGAGGAGAAGGTTCTGGTGATCCACAGCCAGGccgaggagaaggaggagaaggagttCAAGTGCATCCTCTGTGGCGAGTGCTTcggccagcagctcagcctggcccGCCACCAGAAGCACCACGCTGGCGAACGCACCTTCATCTGCGCCGAGTGTGGCAAAGCCTTCAGCCTCAAGCACAACCTCATCATCCACCAGCGCATCCACACCGGGGAGCGGCCCTATCAGTGCGGCGTCTGCCAGAAGAGCTTCAGCCTCAAGCAGAACCTCCTCACCCACCAGCGCATCCACAGCGGTGAGAAGCCCTTTGGCTGCCAGCGCTGTGGCCGCCGCTTCCGTGAGCACCGCTTCCTCCTCAACCACCAGCGCACCCacgctgaccagcctgcccacGCTGACCAGGTGCAGCCTGGTGGCAGCCGCTCTCCGCCATTGCCGccgcatgaagccagcagcGGCCCCTTTGCCTGCCCGCGCTGtgggaagagctgtgggaatagctgtgggaagagcagcctggccacgcACCGGCGCAGCCACGGCAGTGCCAGGCCCTTCGCCTGCCCTGACTGCCGCAAGACCTTCAGCCGGAAAGGCTATCTGAAACTGCATCGGCGCAGCCATGCCGCCAGCACCCCCTTCGCCTGCCCGCCCTGCAGTGACAGCTTCACCCCAGAGGTCGCCCGCACCGCGCGTGGGGATGGGGACACCCTCAC GGAatga
- the LOC135185527 gene encoding proline-rich protein 2-like produces MAAVDTGVTAARGSGATPVPPAPHLPVVPGLLAGARTPRRNGGSRSGRSRRPAPRRERCQAGSQHQHNSWYPPLALSAVSTPCGHPAAARQRLGSPQTAPASGPAESRPCFIRSWPRSGRGRAREELLGRGVPDREGPGEAASEGQVNAETNCGQAGTAPPAQPHRHSPTGTAPPAHSHRHSPTGTLPPAQPHRHSPTGALPPAQPHRHSPTGALPPAHSHRHSPTGTLPPAQPHRHSPTGTAPPAQAALPPRQEPLCSTTERHSLAPPSGPGVVAMSE; encoded by the exons ATGGCAGCCGTTGACACTGGCGTGACGGCAGCAAGAGGGAGCGGAGCCACCCCGGTGCCGCCTGCTCCCCATCTGCCGGTGGTCCCGGGGCTGCTGGCCGGGGCCAGAACCCCTCGGAGGAACGGGGGCAGCCGAAGCGGGCGGAGCCGGCGCCCGGCACCACGGCGGGAGCGGTGCCAGGCTG GATCCCAACACCAACATAACTCCTGGTACCCTCCCCTTGCCCTGAGCGCTGTCTCTACACCCTGCGGACACCCCGCGGCTGCCAGGCAGCGACTGGGGAGCCCCCAGACCGCTCCTGCGTCGGGCCCTGCTGAATCTCGTCCTTGCTTTATCCGCTCCTGGCCGCGCTCCGGCCGAGGGAGGGCccgggaggagctgctgggacgTGGGGTACCGGATCGGGAAGGACCCGGTGAAGCGGCCAGCGAGGGCCAGGTCAATGCCGAGACCAACTGCGGCCAGGCCGGCACAGCCCCACCGGCACAGCCCCACCGGCACAGCCCCACCGGCACAGCCCCACCGGCGCACTCCCACCGGCACAGCCCCACCGGCACACTCCCACCGGCACAGCCCCACCGGCACAGCCCCACCGGCGCACTCCCACCGGCACAGCCCCACCGGCACAGCCCCACCGGCGCACTCCCACCGGCGCACTCCCACCGGCACAGCCCCACCGGCACACTCCCACCGGCACAGCCCCACCGGCACAGCCCCACCGGCACAGCCCCACCGGCGCAGGCCGCGCTGCCTCCGCGCCAGGAGCCGCTCTGCTCGACCACAGAGAGACACAGCCTGGCGCCCCCTAGCGGGCCGGGGGTGGTTGCTATG TCGGAGTGA
- the KCNH2 gene encoding potassium voltage-gated channel subfamily H member 2 gives MPVRRGHVAPQNTFLDTIIRKFEGQSRKFIIGNARAANCAVIYCNDGFCRLCGYSRAEVMQQPSTCDFLHGPRTQRRAAAQIAQALLGAEERKVEICFYRKDGSSFLCLVDVVPVKSEDGTVIMFILNFELVLEKEHPGSPDQDTNHWVTPPNWFPAGRSRSLRLKLPALLALAGSKQSLPATEAPDAVVVDCAKQSSESGTEDATSWPEPGCPGSAQPEDQAALMGGEAPVTHSSPWADRLAPHAAFSDGSLARCRSGDSLRSLRRASSLDDMEAMKGDGDKRCHQRHASTGTGVHRGSSTGAVGSLRNALLNSTSEPELARYRAIGRIPHITLSFIDFKGDAFLAAPPGEKEIIAPTKLKDRTHNVTEKVTQVLSLGADVLPEYKLQAPRIHRWTILHYSPFKAVWDWLILLLVIYTAIFTPYSAAFLLNDQEEARRHHCGYSCSPLNVVDLIVDIMFIIDILINFRTTYVNSNEEVVSHPAKIAIHYFKGWFLIDMVAAIPFDLLIFGSGSEETTTLIGLLKTARLLRLVRVARKLDRYSEYGAAVLFLLMCTFALIAHWLACIWYAIGNVEGQRIGWLHALGEQLGKPLNASDPRRGPTIKDKYVTALYFTFSSLTSVGFGNVSPNTNSEKIFSICVMLIGSLMYASIFGNVSAIIQRLYSGTARYHTQMLRVREFIRFHQIPNPLRQRLEEYFQHAWSYTNGIDMNAVLKGFPECLQADICLHLNRSLLQNCKPFKGATKGCLRALAMKFKTTHAPPGDTLVHAGDVLTALYFISRGSIEILRGDVVVAILGKNDIFGEPLNLYARPGKSNGDVRALTYCDLHKIHREDLLEVLDMYPEFSDHFWSSLEITFNLRDTNMIPGSPGSDELDVGGFNRLRKRKLSFRRRTEKDTTPTDLRSGPKALRGGKKGQPPGAPSEWDSCPPCQPSDPSSDPSSDEDETPAPGPPGATALSPFRSEGTEEGESKGSGDICNPLSGAFSGVSNIFSFWGDNRGRQYQELPRCTIPAHAALSLPLPPMSRRQRSEVETRLDLLQKQLNRLETRMASDISSIMQLLQRQPTLVPPAYSTVSSPHQPHGPPCPLQPILPITPIQPLTQVPSYPVPLELAPAPDPHTEPPPLPPLPPMPPDVVLLVGPAGTTPRRLSLPGQLPPAPGTQPLQRHCSDPGS, from the exons ATGCCGGTGCGGCGGGGGCACGTCGCCCCCCAAAACACATTTCTGGACACCATCATTCGCAAGTTCGAGGGACAGA GCCGCAAGTTCATCATTGGCAACGCAAGGGCGGCCAACTGCGCGGTGATTTACTGCAACGACGGCTTCTGCCGGCTCTGCGGCTACTCGCGGGCAGAGGtgatgcagcagcccagcacctgcGACTTCCTGCACGGGCCCCGCACCCAGCGCCGTGCCGCCGCCCAGATtgcccaggcactgctgggcGCCGAGGAGCGCAAGGTGGAGATCTGCTTCTACCGCAAGGATG gcagcagcttcctctgcctggtgGACGTGGTGCCCGTGAAGAGTGAGGATGGCACCGTCATCATGTTCATCCTGAACTTCGAGCTGGTGCTGGAGAAGGAGCACCCAGGGTCCCCCGACCAGGACACCAACCACTGGGTCACCCCGCCAAACTGGTTCCCTGCAG GACGCAGCCGGTCATTGCGACTGaaactgccagcactgctggcactggcaggcagcaagcagTCACTGCCAGCCACGGAGGCTCCGGACGCCGTGGTCGTGGACTGTGCCAAGCAGAGCAGCGAGTCCGGCACTGAGGATGCCACATCCtggccagagcctggctgcccGGGAAGTGCCCAGCCCGAGGACCAGGCAGCCCTAATGGGTGGTGAAGCCCCTGTCACCCACTCCTCACCGTGGGCTGACCGCCTGGCACCACATGCTGCCTTCTCAGATGGCAGCCTGGCACGGTGCCGCTCCGGTGACAGCCTCCGCAGCCTGCGCCGGGCATCGTCCCTCGACGACATGGAGGCCATGAAGGGCGACGGGGACAAGCGCTGCCACCAGCGCCACGCCAGCACCGGCACCGGCGTGCACCGCGGCTCCAGCACCG GGGCCGTGGGCAGCCTGCGCAATGCCCTGCTGAACTCGACGTCGGAGCCGGAGCTGGCGCGGTACAGAGCCATCGGCAGGATCCCCCACATCACCCTCAGCTTCATCGACTTCAAGGGAGATGCCTTCCTGGCTGCCCCCCCCGGTGAGAAGGAGATCATCGCCCCCACCAAGCTGAAGGACCGCACTCACAACGTCACCGAGAAGGTCACCCAG GTGCTGTCGCTGGGCGCCGACGTGCTGCCCGAGTACAAGCTGCAGGCGCCGCGCATTCACCGATGGACCATCCTGCACTACAGCCCCTTCAAGGCGgtgtgggactggctgatcctgctgCTGGTCATCTACACTGCCATCTTCACCCCCTACTCCGCCGCCTTCCTGCTCAACGACCAGGAGGAGGCGCGGCGGCACCACTGCGGCtactcctgcagccccctcaacGTGGTGGACCTGATCGTGGACATCATGTTCATCATCGACATCCTCATCAACTTCCGCACCACCTACGTCAACTCCAACGAGGAGGTGGTCAGCCACCCCGCCAAGATCGCCATCCACTACTTCAAGGGCTGGTTCCTCATCGACATGGTGGCCGCCATCCCATTCGACCTCCTCATCTTCGGCTCCGGCTCTGAGGAG accACCACCCTGATAGGGCTGCTGAAGACGGCGCGGCTGCTGCGGCTGGTGCGGGTGGCACGGAAGCTGGACCGGTACTCAGAGTACGGGGCGGCCGtgctcttcctcctcatgtgcACCTTCGCCCTCATCGCCCACTGGTTGGCATGCATCTGGTACGCCATCGGCAACGTGGAGGGCCAGCGCATCGGCTGGCTGCATGCCCTGGGCGAGCAGCTGGGCAAGCCCCTCAATGCCAGCGACCCGCGCCGAGGGCCCACCATCAAGGACAAGTACGTCACCGCCCTCTACTTCACCTTCAGCAGCCTCACCAGCGTTGGCTTTGGCAATGTCTCACCCAACACCAACTCTGAGAAGATCTTCTCCATCTGCGTCATGCTCATCGGCT CGCTGATGTACGCCAGCATCTTCGGGAACGTCTCTGCCATCATCCAGCGGCTGTACTCGGGCACTGCCCGCTACCACACGCAGATGCTGCGGGTGCGGGAGTTCATTCGCTTCCACCAGATCCCCAACCCCCTGCGCCAGCGCCTGGAGGAGTACTTCCAGCATGCCTGGTCCTACACCAACGGCATCGACATGAACGCG GTGCTGAAGGGCTTCCCTGAGTGCCTGCAGGCTGACATCTGCCTGCACCTCAACCGCAGCCTACTCCAGAACTGCAAACCCTTCAAGGGAGCCACCAAGGGCTGTCTCCGTGCCCTGGCCATGAAGTTCAAGACCACCCACGCCCCGCCTGGGGACACCTTGGTCCATGCTGGCGAtgtcctcactgctctctacttCATCTCCCGCGGCTCCATTGAGATCCTGCGCGGTGACGTGGTGGTGGCCATCCTAg GGAAAAACGACATCTTTGGGGAGCCCCTGAACCTCTACGCACGGCCGGGGAAGTCCAACGGGGACGTGCGGGCCTTGACCTACTGTGACCTGCACAAGATCCACCGCGAAGacctgctggaggtgctggacatGTACCCAGAGTTCTCCGACCACTTCTGGTCCAGCCTGGAGATCACCTTCAACCTACGTGAT accAACATGATCCCCGGCTCCCCGGGCAGCGATGAGCTTGATGTGGGAGGCTTCAACCGGCTCCGCAAGCGCAAACTCTCCTTCCGCCGCCGCACCGAGAAGG ataccacccccaCGGATCTGCGGAGCGGTCCAAAGGCGCTACGAGGGGGCAAGAAGGGACAGCCCCCAGGGGCACCGTCCGAGTGGGACTCGTGTCCCCCGTGTCAGCCCAGTGACCCCTCCAGCGACCCTTCCAGTGACGAGGACGAGACTCCTGCCCCCGGCCCCCCTGGGGCCACGGCACTGTCCCCGTTCCGCAGTGAGGGGACCGAGGAAGGCGAGAGCAAAGGCAGCGGCGACATCTGCAACCCGCTGTCAG GAGCCTTCTCTGGGGTCTCCAACATCTTCAGTTTTTGGGGGGACAACCGGGGCCGCCAGTACCAGGAGCTTCCCCGTTGCACCATCCCGGCCCacgctgctctcagcctccctctGCCACCCATGAGCCGGCGCCAGCGCTCCGAGGTGGAAACTCGGCTTGACCTTCTCCAGAAGCAACTCAACAG GCTGGAGACGCGCATGGCCTCCGACATCAGCTCCATCATGCAGCTCCTCCAACGCCAACCCACCCTGGTGCCCCCTGCCTACAGCACGGTGTCATCCCCACATCAGCCCCATGGACCCCCATGTCCTCTCCAACCCATCCTCCCCATCACCCCCATCCAACCACTCACTCAG GTTCCAAGCTACCCAGTCCCGCTGGAGCTGGCACCTGCCCCAGACCCCCACACTGAGCCGCcaccgctgccgccgctgccaccAATGCCACCGgacgtggtgctgctggtgggccCAGCGGGCACCACACCTCGACGCCTGTCCCTGCCCGGacagctgccccctgccccgggcacgcAGCCCCTCCAGAGACACTGCTCCGACCCTGGCAGTTAA
- the AOC1 gene encoding amiloride-sensitive amine oxidase [copper-containing], whose product MWLLGLSGVLSMLATMVGSGPAVPPPGTASIFADLSAAELGAVRSFLLSRPELGLSPSHGGPLAKNSLFLVELLPPKKRLALRYLDQGGPRPQRQACAVVFFGGQAEPNVTEFAVGPLPRPSWYRPLSFKGGRSVPFTARPMTMREYEELHRVLATAMAPLNRLLRDATGFWYHNGSCHHPRAGEGDGLGQRCLTFSDVAPRGLASGERRSWLILQRFVEGFFLHPVGLEVLVDHRDLDPRRWAVRQLWYNGHYFSSPHQLAESYEQGTLEVARLPLPPSRQLFSSYEPRGHFTTGTSTKVHGARVCEPQRQRYRLQGNLLEYGGWSLAFRLRSSAGLQLFDLRFNGERVAYEVSVQEAVAFYGGHSPAAMQTKYMDAGWGMGSVTYELAPGIDCPSTATFVDAHHLYDADGPVRFTRAVCIFELPTGVPLRRHFDSDFQGGFNFYAGLEGQALVLRTTSTVYNYDYIWDFLLYPNGVAEAKVHATGFIHATFYLPQGQRYGSRVHTHLLGNLHTHLVHYKVDLDVAGTGNSFETMDIHFENISNPWSPGARVVQPWLHRQPCHSERQAAFPFGRPLPRYLLVTNPRQHNRWGHRRGYRIQLNSHANRVLPRGWQEEKGISWSRYHLAVTRHHENEHSSSSIYAQNEPWEPLVHFESFLRDNETIEDKDLVAWVTVGFLHVPHAEDIPNTATPGNAVGFFLRPFNFFDEDPSVASRSPVIVRPLDPPAFTRLQIQRWTPASPRPCSAPPPFTYNGTYRQD is encoded by the exons ATGTGGCTGCTGGGACTCTCCGGGGTTCTGTCCATGCTGGCCACCATGGTTGGCTCTGGCCCTGCAGTGCCACCGCCAGGCACGGCCTCCATCTTTGCTGACCTGTCGGCAGCGGAGCTGGGCGCAGTGCGGAGCTTCCTGCTGAGCCGTCCCGAGCTGGGGCTGTCCCCAAGCCACGGTGGCCCTCTGGCAAAGAACAGCCTCTtcctggtggagctgctgccccccAAGAAGCGCCTGGCCCTGCGCTACCTGGACCAGGGTGGCCCCCGACCGCAGCGCCAGGCCTGTGCCGTCGTCTTCTTCGGGGGGCAAGCAGAGCCCAACGTCACCGAATTCGCCGTTGGACCCCTGCCGCGCCCCAGCTGGTACCGGCCACTGTCGTTCAAGGGTGGCCGCAGTGTCCCCTTCACAGCGCGTCCGATGACGATGCGGGAGTACGAGGAGCTGCACCGCGTGCTGGCCACTGCCATGGCCCCACTCAACCGGCTGCTCCGTGATGCCACCGGCTTCTGGTACCACAATGGCAGCTGCCATCACCCCCGTGCCGGTGAGGGCGATGGCCTCGGGCAGCGCTGCCTGACCTTCTCCGATGTGGCACCGCGGGGGCTGGCGTCCGGCGAGCGccggagctggctgatcctgcaGCGCTTCGTGGAGGGCTTCTTCCTGCACCCGGtgggcctggaggtgctggtggatcaCCGGGACCTGGACCCGCGTCGCTGGGCGGTGCGGCAGCTCTGGTACAATGGCCACTACTTCTCCAGCCCACaccagctggcagagagctaCGAGCAGGGCACGCTGGAGGTAGCACGGCTGCCTCTGCCACCTTCCCgccagctcttctccagctaTGAACCCCGTGGGCACTTCACCACTGGCACCTCTACCAAAGTGCACGGTGCCAGGGTGTGCGAGCCACAGCGCCAGCGCTACCGGCTGCAAGGTAACCTGCTGGAGTACGGGGGCTGGAGCCTGGCGTTCCGGCTGCGCTCCTCCGCCGGGCTACAGCTCTTCGATCTGCGCTTCAACGGCGAGCGCGTGGCCTACGAGGTGAGTGTGCAGGAGGCCGTGGCCTTCTACGGTGGCCACTCGCCTGCAGCCATGCAGACCAAGTACATGGACGCTGGCTGGGGCATGGGCTCCGTCACCTACGAGCTGGCACCGGGCATTGACTGCCCATCCACAGCCACCTTCGTGGATGCTCACCACCTGTACGATGCCGACGGCCCCGTGCGCTTCACCCGCGCCGTCTGCATCTTCGAGCTGCCCACCGGTGTGCCCCTGCGCCGCCACTTCGACAGCGACTTCCAAGGTGGCTTCAACTTTTACGCCGGGTTGGAGGGGCAGGCACTGGTCCTGCGCACCACCTCCACCGTCTACAACTATGACTACATCTGGGACTTCCTGCTCTACCCCAACGGCGTGGCAGAGGCCAAAGTCCATGCCACCGGCTTCATCCATGCCACCTTCTACCTGCCGCAGGGCCAGCGCTACGGCAGCCGCGTCCACAcacacctcctgggcaacctccaCACCCACCTGGTGCACTACAAGGTGGACCTGGATGTCGCAG GCACTGGCAACAGCTTTGAGACCATGGACATTCACTTCGAGAACATCTCCAACCCCTGGAGCCCTGGTGCCCGTGTggtgcagccctggctgcatcGGCAGCCGTGCCACAGTGAGCGCCAGGCTGCCTTCCCCTTCGGCAGACCCCTGCCACGCTACCTCCTCGTCACCAATCCTCGCCAGCACAACCGCTGGGGCCACCGGCGCGGCTACCGCATCCAGCTCAACTCCCATGCCAACCGCGTGCTGCCGCGGGGCTGGCAAGAGGAGAAGGGCATCTCCTGGAGCAG GTATCACCTGGCTGTGACACGGCACCACGAGAacgagcacagcagcagcagcatctacgCCCAGAATGAGCCCTGGGAGCCACTGGTGCACTTCGAGAGCTTCCTGCGCGACAACGAGACCATCGAGGACAAG GACCTGGTGGCCTGGGTGACCGTGGGATTTCTGCACGTGCCCCATGCTGAGGACATCCCCAACACGGCCACACCGGGCAACGCCGTCGGATTCTTCCTGCGCCCCTTCAACTTCTTTGATGAGGACCCATCGGTGGCATCGCGCAGCCCAGTCATCGTGCGCCCGCTGGACCCCCCGGCCTTCACCCGCCTGCAGATCCAGCGCTGGACCCCCGCCAGCCCCAGGCCCTGCAGCGCCCCACCCCCCTTCACCTACAACGGCACCTACCGCCAGGACTGA